The segment TTATAAAAAAGATATAACCATAATTTCTTGTGGTGGAAAAACATTTAAAAGATATTTGGAAATTGCTAATTTATTAAATAAAAAAGTAGCAGTTATTACAGATAATGATCATAATTATGATGGAAATATTGAGAAAAGTTACGTTGATTATCAAAATGATAGGATCAAAGTTTTTGCTGACGAAGATAATTTAAATCATACATTTGAAGTTTGCTTATACAATAACAACTTAGAATATATTGAGACATATATAGCAAAGCCACAGATGTCTAATGGTGTTTTAAACTATATGTTAAACAATAAAGCAGAAGCAGCTTTTCGATTACTTTGTTTATTAGTAGAAGAATCACAAGATTATTCAATAAACCATTTCAACATTCCAGAATATATTAAAGCGGCAATAGGGTGGATTAGTGAATGATTAATAAAAAAGTAATTAATGCTGTAGCTGGTTCTGGAAAAACTACTTTAATAATAGATAAATTAGATTTGGAAAAGAAAACATTAATTTTAACGTATACTACTGTAACCGTCAAGTAGAATTAAACAGTTTTTCACAAGTAAGTTTCAACAGTTTTCACCAATTAAGTTTCAACAGTTTGATGTTGGAATAAAGCCTTTCTATATTTCATTCGAATACTATCTGCCTCTTTGTCAAATGTGATAATCTCACTTCGATGAAGTAAGCGATCCAAAATAGCGGTTGTTAATGTTGGGTCTCCTAAAAACTTCCCCCATTCTCCTGGACCTTTGTTTGATGTCAATATAAATGCAGCTTTATCATATAAATCATAGATAAATTGAAAGAATAAGTTAGCTTCCTGAGCTTCGTATGTCATGTACATCACGTCATCAATGATAATCAAATCAGATGTAATAATCCGCTTGTAACGAGTTTTCGACTTGTTGGTATATTCTTTTGTTTTTAAAACATACATGAGTTGGCTCATGGAGATAAAGGATACTTGGTATCCTTTCTCCACGGCGTGTATTCCTAAAGCGATCGACAAATGCGTTTTACCAGCTCCAGTTGGGCCCATCATAATTAATGTGAAATATTCTTCAACCCAATTCAATTCTTTTAGAACATTAAGTTGTTTTTCTCCTATTGCTGATTGTTCATTCAAGTTATATTCTTCAAAAGTTAACTTCTCTGGAAACTCAGCCCACTTCATTAATCTCTCATTATTCTTTTTCTCTCTACAGTTCAA is part of the Solibacillus sp. FSL W7-1464 genome and harbors:
- the istB gene encoding IS21-like element helper ATPase IstB; the encoded protein is MTHPFELLQDKCRTLRLAETAKELPNLMRAAESKNWTYHELIHEILSYELNCREKKNNERLMKWAEFPEKLTFEEYNLNEQSAIGEKQLNVLKELNWVEEYFTLIMMGPTGAGKTHLSIALGIHAVEKGYQVSFISMSQLMYVLKTKEYTNKSKTRYKRIITSDLIIIDDVMYMTYEAQEANLFFQFIYDLYDKAAFILTSNKGPGEWGKFLGDPTLTTAILDRLLHRSEIITFDKEADSIRMKYRKALFQHQTVET